A stretch of Anolis sagrei isolate rAnoSag1 chromosome X, rAnoSag1.mat, whole genome shotgun sequence DNA encodes these proteins:
- the RBBP4 gene encoding histone-binding protein RBBP4 isoform X3 translates to MADKEAAFDDAVEERVINEEYKIWKKNTPFLYDLVMTHALEWPSLTAQWLPDVTRPEGKDFSIHRLVLGTHTSDEQNHLVIASVQLPNDDAQFDASHYDSEKGEFGGFGSVSGKIEIEIKINHEGEVNRARYMPQNPCIIATKTPSSDVLVFDYTKHPSKPDPSGECNPDLRLRGHQKEGYGLSWNPNLSGHLLSASDDHVSITICLWDISAVPKEGKVVDAKTIFTGHTAVVEDVSWHLLHESLFGSVADDQKLMIWDTRSNNTSKPSHSVDAHTAEVNCLSFNPYSEFILATGSADKTVALWDLRNLKLKLHSFESHKDEIFQVQWSPHNETILASSGTDRRLNVWDLSKIGEEQSPEDAEDGPPELLFIHGGHTAKISDFSWNPNEPWVICSVSEDNIMQVWQMAENIYNDEDPEGNVDPEGQGS, encoded by the exons ATGGCGGATAAAGAAG cTGCCTTTGATGATGCAGTGGAGGAACGGGTGATTAATGAAGAatataaaatatggaaaaagAACACACCATTTCTCTATGATCTTGTAATGACACATGCGCTGGAGTGGCCCAGCTTGACTGCTCAGTGGCTTCCTGATGTAACCAG ACCTGAAGGCAAAGACTTCAGTATCCATCGACTTGTGCTTGGGACCCACACCTCTGATGAGCAAAACCACCTTGTGATTGCCAGCGTCCAGCTTCCGAATGATGATGCACAGTTTGATGCTTCGCATTATGATAGTGAGAAGGGAG AGTTTGGAGGCTTTGGATCTGTTAGCGGGAAAATTGAGATTGAAATAAAAATCAACCATGAAGGAGAAGTGAATAGAGCACGCTACATGCCTCAGAATCCTTGCATCATTGCAACAAAGACACCATCCAGCGATGTCCTGGTGTTCGACTATACCAAGCACCCATCTAAACCAG ACCCTTCTGGTGAATGTAATCCAGATCTCCGTCTCCGTGGGCACCAGAAAGAAGGCTATGGTCTGTCTTGGAACCCAAACCTTAGCGGGCATTTGCTTAGCGCATCTGATGATCATGTTAGTATT ACTATCTGCTTGTGGGACATCAGTGCTGTTCCAAAGGAAGGGAAAGTGGTGGATGCCAAAACCATCTTCACAGGCCACACAGCTGTAGTTGAAGATGTTTCCTGGCATTTGCTCCATGAATCACTTTTTGGCTCTGTTGCTGATGATCAGAAACTCATGAT CTGGGACACTCGGTCAAACAACACTTCCAAGCCAAGCCACTCTGTGGATGCTCACACTGCAGAAGTGAACTGTTTGTCTTTCAACCCTTATAGCGAGTTCATCCTGGCCACAGGATCAGCTGATAAG ACAGTTGCATTGTGGGATCTTAGAAACCTGAAATTGAAGCTACATTCCTTTGAGTCACACAAAGATGAAATATTTCAG GTTCAGTGGTCTCCTCATAATGAGACTATTTTGGCCTCCAGTGGCACGGATCGCAGGCTGAATGTCTGGGATTTGAG CAAAATTGGAGAAGAGCAGTCTCCTGAAGATGCAGAGGATGGTCCACCTGAGCTCTTG TTTATTCACGGCGGCCACACTGCCAAGATCTCTGATTTCTCCTGGAATCCCAATGAGCCCTGGGTaatttgttctgtatcagaagatAATATCATGCAGGTCTGGCAAATG GCAGAGAACATTTATAACGATGAAGATCCCGAAGGCAATGTGGATCCAGAAGGCCAGGGGTCCTAG
- the RBBP4 gene encoding histone-binding protein RBBP4 isoform X4, whose amino-acid sequence MADKEAAFDDAVEERVINEEYKIWKKNTPFLYDLVMTHALEWPSLTAQWLPDVTRPEGKDFSIHRLVLGTHTSDEQNHLVIASVQLPNDDAQFDASHYDSEKGEFGGFGSVSGKIEIEIKINHEGEVNRARYMPQNPCIIATKTPSSDVLVFDYTKHPSKPDPSGECNPDLRLRGHQKEGYGLSWNPNLSGHLLSASDDHTICLWDISAVPKEGKVVDAKTIFTGHTAVVEDVSWHLLHESLFGSVADDQKLMIWDTRSNNTSKPSHSVDAHTAEVNCLSFNPYSEFILATGSADKTVALWDLRNLKLKLHSFESHKDEIFQVQWSPHNETILASSGTDRRLNVWDLSKIGEEQSPEDAEDGPPELLFIHGGHTAKISDFSWNPNEPWVICSVSEDNIMQVWQMAENIYNDEDPEGNVDPEGQGS is encoded by the exons ATGGCGGATAAAGAAG cTGCCTTTGATGATGCAGTGGAGGAACGGGTGATTAATGAAGAatataaaatatggaaaaagAACACACCATTTCTCTATGATCTTGTAATGACACATGCGCTGGAGTGGCCCAGCTTGACTGCTCAGTGGCTTCCTGATGTAACCAG ACCTGAAGGCAAAGACTTCAGTATCCATCGACTTGTGCTTGGGACCCACACCTCTGATGAGCAAAACCACCTTGTGATTGCCAGCGTCCAGCTTCCGAATGATGATGCACAGTTTGATGCTTCGCATTATGATAGTGAGAAGGGAG AGTTTGGAGGCTTTGGATCTGTTAGCGGGAAAATTGAGATTGAAATAAAAATCAACCATGAAGGAGAAGTGAATAGAGCACGCTACATGCCTCAGAATCCTTGCATCATTGCAACAAAGACACCATCCAGCGATGTCCTGGTGTTCGACTATACCAAGCACCCATCTAAACCAG ACCCTTCTGGTGAATGTAATCCAGATCTCCGTCTCCGTGGGCACCAGAAAGAAGGCTATGGTCTGTCTTGGAACCCAAACCTTAGCGGGCATTTGCTTAGCGCATCTGATGATCAT ACTATCTGCTTGTGGGACATCAGTGCTGTTCCAAAGGAAGGGAAAGTGGTGGATGCCAAAACCATCTTCACAGGCCACACAGCTGTAGTTGAAGATGTTTCCTGGCATTTGCTCCATGAATCACTTTTTGGCTCTGTTGCTGATGATCAGAAACTCATGAT CTGGGACACTCGGTCAAACAACACTTCCAAGCCAAGCCACTCTGTGGATGCTCACACTGCAGAAGTGAACTGTTTGTCTTTCAACCCTTATAGCGAGTTCATCCTGGCCACAGGATCAGCTGATAAG ACAGTTGCATTGTGGGATCTTAGAAACCTGAAATTGAAGCTACATTCCTTTGAGTCACACAAAGATGAAATATTTCAG GTTCAGTGGTCTCCTCATAATGAGACTATTTTGGCCTCCAGTGGCACGGATCGCAGGCTGAATGTCTGGGATTTGAG CAAAATTGGAGAAGAGCAGTCTCCTGAAGATGCAGAGGATGGTCCACCTGAGCTCTTG TTTATTCACGGCGGCCACACTGCCAAGATCTCTGATTTCTCCTGGAATCCCAATGAGCCCTGGGTaatttgttctgtatcagaagatAATATCATGCAGGTCTGGCAAATG GCAGAGAACATTTATAACGATGAAGATCCCGAAGGCAATGTGGATCCAGAAGGCCAGGGGTCCTAG
- the RBBP4 gene encoding histone-binding protein RBBP4 isoform X1, whose product MGRLLSWLLPFLSLAPPLRLRFCRWRCAGPVSRARAALFVVMRRGGGGGGGLQDGSAAFDDAVEERVINEEYKIWKKNTPFLYDLVMTHALEWPSLTAQWLPDVTRPEGKDFSIHRLVLGTHTSDEQNHLVIASVQLPNDDAQFDASHYDSEKGEFGGFGSVSGKIEIEIKINHEGEVNRARYMPQNPCIIATKTPSSDVLVFDYTKHPSKPDPSGECNPDLRLRGHQKEGYGLSWNPNLSGHLLSASDDHVSITICLWDISAVPKEGKVVDAKTIFTGHTAVVEDVSWHLLHESLFGSVADDQKLMIWDTRSNNTSKPSHSVDAHTAEVNCLSFNPYSEFILATGSADKTVALWDLRNLKLKLHSFESHKDEIFQVQWSPHNETILASSGTDRRLNVWDLSKIGEEQSPEDAEDGPPELLFIHGGHTAKISDFSWNPNEPWVICSVSEDNIMQVWQMAENIYNDEDPEGNVDPEGQGS is encoded by the exons ATGGGACGCCTCCTGAGCTggctcctccctttcctctccttggcCCCGCCTCTCAGGCTCCGTTTCTGCCGTTGGCGCTGCGCGGGGCCTGTTTCCCGAGCGAGAGCGGCTCTTTTCGTTGTCATGAGGcgcggaggcggcggcggcggcggcctccAGGACGGATCAG cTGCCTTTGATGATGCAGTGGAGGAACGGGTGATTAATGAAGAatataaaatatggaaaaagAACACACCATTTCTCTATGATCTTGTAATGACACATGCGCTGGAGTGGCCCAGCTTGACTGCTCAGTGGCTTCCTGATGTAACCAG ACCTGAAGGCAAAGACTTCAGTATCCATCGACTTGTGCTTGGGACCCACACCTCTGATGAGCAAAACCACCTTGTGATTGCCAGCGTCCAGCTTCCGAATGATGATGCACAGTTTGATGCTTCGCATTATGATAGTGAGAAGGGAG AGTTTGGAGGCTTTGGATCTGTTAGCGGGAAAATTGAGATTGAAATAAAAATCAACCATGAAGGAGAAGTGAATAGAGCACGCTACATGCCTCAGAATCCTTGCATCATTGCAACAAAGACACCATCCAGCGATGTCCTGGTGTTCGACTATACCAAGCACCCATCTAAACCAG ACCCTTCTGGTGAATGTAATCCAGATCTCCGTCTCCGTGGGCACCAGAAAGAAGGCTATGGTCTGTCTTGGAACCCAAACCTTAGCGGGCATTTGCTTAGCGCATCTGATGATCATGTTAGTATT ACTATCTGCTTGTGGGACATCAGTGCTGTTCCAAAGGAAGGGAAAGTGGTGGATGCCAAAACCATCTTCACAGGCCACACAGCTGTAGTTGAAGATGTTTCCTGGCATTTGCTCCATGAATCACTTTTTGGCTCTGTTGCTGATGATCAGAAACTCATGAT CTGGGACACTCGGTCAAACAACACTTCCAAGCCAAGCCACTCTGTGGATGCTCACACTGCAGAAGTGAACTGTTTGTCTTTCAACCCTTATAGCGAGTTCATCCTGGCCACAGGATCAGCTGATAAG ACAGTTGCATTGTGGGATCTTAGAAACCTGAAATTGAAGCTACATTCCTTTGAGTCACACAAAGATGAAATATTTCAG GTTCAGTGGTCTCCTCATAATGAGACTATTTTGGCCTCCAGTGGCACGGATCGCAGGCTGAATGTCTGGGATTTGAG CAAAATTGGAGAAGAGCAGTCTCCTGAAGATGCAGAGGATGGTCCACCTGAGCTCTTG TTTATTCACGGCGGCCACACTGCCAAGATCTCTGATTTCTCCTGGAATCCCAATGAGCCCTGGGTaatttgttctgtatcagaagatAATATCATGCAGGTCTGGCAAATG GCAGAGAACATTTATAACGATGAAGATCCCGAAGGCAATGTGGATCCAGAAGGCCAGGGGTCCTAG
- the RBBP4 gene encoding histone-binding protein RBBP4 isoform X2, whose translation MGRLLSWLLPFLSLAPPLRLRFCRWRCAGPVSRARAALFVVMRRGGGGGGGLQDGSAAFDDAVEERVINEEYKIWKKNTPFLYDLVMTHALEWPSLTAQWLPDVTRPEGKDFSIHRLVLGTHTSDEQNHLVIASVQLPNDDAQFDASHYDSEKGEFGGFGSVSGKIEIEIKINHEGEVNRARYMPQNPCIIATKTPSSDVLVFDYTKHPSKPDPSGECNPDLRLRGHQKEGYGLSWNPNLSGHLLSASDDHTICLWDISAVPKEGKVVDAKTIFTGHTAVVEDVSWHLLHESLFGSVADDQKLMIWDTRSNNTSKPSHSVDAHTAEVNCLSFNPYSEFILATGSADKTVALWDLRNLKLKLHSFESHKDEIFQVQWSPHNETILASSGTDRRLNVWDLSKIGEEQSPEDAEDGPPELLFIHGGHTAKISDFSWNPNEPWVICSVSEDNIMQVWQMAENIYNDEDPEGNVDPEGQGS comes from the exons ATGGGACGCCTCCTGAGCTggctcctccctttcctctccttggcCCCGCCTCTCAGGCTCCGTTTCTGCCGTTGGCGCTGCGCGGGGCCTGTTTCCCGAGCGAGAGCGGCTCTTTTCGTTGTCATGAGGcgcggaggcggcggcggcggcggcctccAGGACGGATCAG cTGCCTTTGATGATGCAGTGGAGGAACGGGTGATTAATGAAGAatataaaatatggaaaaagAACACACCATTTCTCTATGATCTTGTAATGACACATGCGCTGGAGTGGCCCAGCTTGACTGCTCAGTGGCTTCCTGATGTAACCAG ACCTGAAGGCAAAGACTTCAGTATCCATCGACTTGTGCTTGGGACCCACACCTCTGATGAGCAAAACCACCTTGTGATTGCCAGCGTCCAGCTTCCGAATGATGATGCACAGTTTGATGCTTCGCATTATGATAGTGAGAAGGGAG AGTTTGGAGGCTTTGGATCTGTTAGCGGGAAAATTGAGATTGAAATAAAAATCAACCATGAAGGAGAAGTGAATAGAGCACGCTACATGCCTCAGAATCCTTGCATCATTGCAACAAAGACACCATCCAGCGATGTCCTGGTGTTCGACTATACCAAGCACCCATCTAAACCAG ACCCTTCTGGTGAATGTAATCCAGATCTCCGTCTCCGTGGGCACCAGAAAGAAGGCTATGGTCTGTCTTGGAACCCAAACCTTAGCGGGCATTTGCTTAGCGCATCTGATGATCAT ACTATCTGCTTGTGGGACATCAGTGCTGTTCCAAAGGAAGGGAAAGTGGTGGATGCCAAAACCATCTTCACAGGCCACACAGCTGTAGTTGAAGATGTTTCCTGGCATTTGCTCCATGAATCACTTTTTGGCTCTGTTGCTGATGATCAGAAACTCATGAT CTGGGACACTCGGTCAAACAACACTTCCAAGCCAAGCCACTCTGTGGATGCTCACACTGCAGAAGTGAACTGTTTGTCTTTCAACCCTTATAGCGAGTTCATCCTGGCCACAGGATCAGCTGATAAG ACAGTTGCATTGTGGGATCTTAGAAACCTGAAATTGAAGCTACATTCCTTTGAGTCACACAAAGATGAAATATTTCAG GTTCAGTGGTCTCCTCATAATGAGACTATTTTGGCCTCCAGTGGCACGGATCGCAGGCTGAATGTCTGGGATTTGAG CAAAATTGGAGAAGAGCAGTCTCCTGAAGATGCAGAGGATGGTCCACCTGAGCTCTTG TTTATTCACGGCGGCCACACTGCCAAGATCTCTGATTTCTCCTGGAATCCCAATGAGCCCTGGGTaatttgttctgtatcagaagatAATATCATGCAGGTCTGGCAAATG GCAGAGAACATTTATAACGATGAAGATCCCGAAGGCAATGTGGATCCAGAAGGCCAGGGGTCCTAG